One segment of Panicum virgatum strain AP13 chromosome 3K, P.virgatum_v5, whole genome shotgun sequence DNA contains the following:
- the LOC120699578 gene encoding dynamin-related protein 4C-like gives MHLRIDEAAELELELELELEPEPELELEMENGDVKPARSSVAASAMAASYNDQIRPLLDAVDRLRQLNVSQEGIQLPTIVVVGDQSSGKSSVLESLAGISLPRGLGICTRVPLVMRLQDGDDPRLQVEYGNGTVVPVASEAEVADAIEAATAEIAGSGKGISDAPITLLVRKKGVPDLTLVDLPGITRVPVQGQPEDIYDQIAGIIRAYIAPKESIILNVLSATVDFPTCESIRMSQQVDRTGERTLAVVTKADKAPEGLLEKVTVDDVHIGLGYVCVRNRVGDETYEEARAAEAALFAEHPLLSRIDKSMAGIPTLARRLTQIQASIIARCLPDIVKQINDKLGRSSDELGQMPPDLATVADAVREFYHIVKKARAWLEKVLVRGEFDEHPDDRRLHGTARIAEMLACYASKLPALCPASGEPFLVEEMRVLEETKGINLPNFLPRSALLVLLRKKLESVAHVPHDLVAQVWGYVEELVMGILQRHSRSYPQVQPSCRRAVQSLMDKARARSTQHVKELIDMELVADYTANPDYTMKWNNTMKDDGHGVFLRAVEDPSRSPTVVLPGYGETDVSHLRAHPRLASQAFDLRARLDAYWSCVVLRLVDGLALHILYSVKHLVEKDLEEELADQVVGSNMDGVERMLVPTPATAAKRDRLRKSISLLRECRELVANTMDKINAATTDRL, from the coding sequence ATGCACTTGCGTATCGACGAGGCAGCTGAGCTAGAGCTAGAGCTAGAGCTAGAGCTAGAGCCAGAGCCAGAGCTTGAGCTTGAGATGGAGAACGGCGACGTGAAGCCTGCTCGCAGCTCGGTGGCGGCGAGCGCCATGGCGGCCTCGTACAACGACCAGATTCGGCCGCTGCTGGACGCCGTTGACCGGCTGCGGCAGCTGAACGTGAGCCAGGAGGGCATCCAGCTCCCGACCATCGTCGTGGTGGGCGACCAGTCCAGCGGCAAGTCGAGCGTGCTGGAGTCGCTGGCCGGCATCAGCCTCCCGCGCGGGCTGGGCATCTGCACCCGCGTGCCGCTCGTCATGCGGCTGCAGGACGGCGACGACCCCCGGCTGCAGGTGGAGTACGGCAACGGCACCGTGGTGCCCGTCGCCTCCGAGGCGGAGGTCGCCGACGCAATCGAAGCCGCCACGGCCGAGATCGCCGGCTCCGGGAAGGGGATCTCCGACGCGCCCATCACCCTCCTGGTGCGGAAGAAGGGCGTGCCGGACCTCACCCTGGTGGACCTGCCGGGCATCACCCGCGTGCCCGTGCAGGGCCAGCCGGAGGACATCTACGACCAGATCGCCGGCATCATCCGGGCGTACATCGCGCCCAAGGAGAGCATCATCCTCAACGTGCTGTCCGCGACGGTGGACTTCCCCACCTGCGAGTCCATCCGCATGTCGCAGCAGGTGGACCGCACCGGCGAGCGCACGCTCGCCGTGGTCACCAAGGCCGACAAGGCCCCCGAGGGCCTGCTCGAGAAGGTCACCGTGGACGACGTCCACATCGGCCTCGGCTACGTCTGCGTCCGCAACCGCGTCGGCGACGAGACCTAcgaggaggcgcgcgcggcggaggcggcgctgttCGCGGAGCACCCGCTGCTGTCCCGGATCGACAAGTCCATGGCGGGCATCCCCACGCTGGCGCGCCGGCTGACGCAGATCCAGGCGTCCATCATCGCCCGCTGCCTCCCCGACATCGTCAAGCAGATCAACGACAAGCTCGGGCGCAGCAGCGACGAGCTCGGCCAGATGCCGCCGGACCTCGCCACCGTCGCCGATGCCGTACGGGAGTTCTACCACATCGTCAAGAAGGCGCGCGCCTGGCTGGAGAAGGTGCTCGTGCGGGGCGAGTTCGACGAGCACCCCGACGACCGCCGCCTCCACGGCACGGCGCGCATCGCCGAGATGCTCGCCTGCTACGCGAGCAAGCTGCCCGCCCTGTgcccggcgagcggcgagccgTTCCTGGTGGAGGAGATGCGCGTCCTGGAGGAGACCAAGGGCATCAACCTCCCCAACTTCCTGCCACGGTCGGCGCTCCTGGTGCTGCTGAGGAAGAAGCTGGAGAGCGTGGCCCACGTCCCCCACGACCTCGTCGCCCAGGTGTGGGGCTACGTGGAGGAGCTGGTCATGGGGATCCTGCAGCGCCACTCGCGCAGCTATCCGCAGGTGCAGCCGTCGTGCCGCCGCGCCGTGCAGAGCCTCATGGACAAGGCGAGGGCGCGGTCGACGCAGCACGTCAAGGAGCTCATCGACATGGAGCTGGTGGCCGACTACACGGCCAACCCGGACTACACGATGAAGTGGAACAACACGATGAAGGACGACGGCCATGGCGTGTTCCTCCGAGCCGTGGAGGACCCAAGTCGCTCGCCGACAGTGGTCCTCCCGGGCTACGGGGAGACGGATGTGTCGCACCTCAGGGCGCATCCGAGGCTCGCCTCGCAGGCCTTCGACCTCAGGGCCCGCCTCGACGCCTACTGGAGCTGCGTCGTGCTCCGCCTCGTGGATGGCCTGGCCCTGCACATCCTGTACAGCGTCAAGCACCTCGTGGAGAAGGACCtcgaggaggagctcgccgacCAGGTCGTCGGCAGCAACATGGACGGAGTGGAGCGGATGCTGGTGccgacgccggccaccgccgccaagCGTGACCGCCTCAGGAAGAGCATCTCGCTGCTCCGGGAGTGCCGGGAGCTCGTCGCCAATACCATGGACAAGATTAACGCCGCCACCACCGACCGCCTCTAG